The following are encoded together in the Bradyrhizobium algeriense genome:
- a CDS encoding DUF882 domain-containing protein yields the protein MLAGFARQFNPLVLPKAGYRIGLTSLLLLAGAGSVHDATALNETRTLSFHHTHSDEDLTVTFKRDGRYDEEALKKLNHFLRDWRSQDSTTMDRHLFDILWEVYRDVDGKKPIQIISAYRSPATNSMLRRRSSGVARFSQHMLGHAMDFYIPDVPLEQIRAAGLRLQRGGVGFYPTSGSPFVHLDTGSVRHWPRMTHDQLARVFPDGRTVHLPSNGGPMKGYELARADIERRGNGDNAATVGKMPNLFAALFRGGKSTEEDDEGGGAPVKNEKPTPASVTAAASPAKSADPVPTPRAKPQVGATLQLASADAQIVSAPKAKPDAKPAAQASADNTEPKPQTPADIINSRGFWDDVPRAANQATPAQVAALRARQALAAATDPQPTASVTEAFNKAMAYAPAASSPVDRANVVAASAPVPPRPTRLARNAGAATEINTVVAKGAQGQDAVVATSTRLAAARGNDVWMRVVILAPSASSAMSTTVLGDTEMTQMRSYFVKPPAAIAMAFSEDPMMGMTCDRFTGSATAQLPTQSFVMRTAALR from the coding sequence GTGCTGGCTGGTTTCGCGCGCCAATTCAATCCGCTTGTTCTGCCAAAGGCCGGATATCGGATCGGGCTGACTTCGCTGTTGCTGCTCGCCGGTGCCGGCTCGGTGCATGATGCGACGGCGCTGAACGAAACCCGCACCCTCTCCTTCCACCACACCCATTCCGACGAAGACCTCACCGTCACCTTCAAGCGCGACGGTCGCTACGACGAAGAAGCGCTGAAGAAACTCAATCACTTCCTCCGCGACTGGCGCAGCCAGGACTCCACCACGATGGATCGGCATCTGTTCGACATCCTCTGGGAAGTCTACCGCGACGTCGACGGCAAGAAGCCGATCCAGATCATCTCCGCCTACCGTTCCCCCGCTACCAACTCCATGCTCCGCCGCCGCTCTTCCGGCGTGGCGCGCTTCAGCCAGCATATGCTCGGCCACGCCATGGACTTCTACATTCCGGACGTGCCGCTGGAGCAGATCCGCGCCGCCGGGCTCCGCCTGCAGCGTGGCGGCGTCGGCTTCTACCCGACCTCGGGATCGCCGTTCGTCCATCTCGACACCGGCAGCGTCCGTCACTGGCCGCGCATGACCCACGATCAACTCGCCAGGGTGTTCCCGGATGGGCGCACCGTTCACCTGCCGTCCAATGGCGGTCCGATGAAGGGCTATGAACTGGCCCGCGCCGACATCGAGCGCCGCGGCAATGGCGACAATGCCGCAACCGTCGGCAAAATGCCGAACCTGTTCGCGGCCCTGTTCAGGGGCGGCAAGTCGACCGAAGAGGACGACGAAGGTGGCGGCGCTCCCGTCAAGAACGAGAAGCCCACCCCGGCCAGCGTGACGGCCGCAGCGTCACCGGCGAAGTCAGCGGATCCCGTTCCGACGCCGCGTGCGAAACCGCAGGTCGGAGCCACGCTCCAATTGGCTTCGGCCGACGCGCAGATCGTGTCGGCGCCCAAGGCTAAGCCTGACGCGAAACCGGCCGCGCAGGCTTCCGCCGACAACACCGAGCCGAAACCGCAGACGCCGGCGGATATCATCAACTCCCGTGGCTTCTGGGACGACGTACCGAGGGCGGCGAACCAGGCTACCCCTGCCCAGGTCGCAGCGCTGCGCGCACGCCAGGCGCTCGCCGCCGCCACCGATCCGCAGCCGACGGCCAGCGTCACCGAAGCGTTCAACAAGGCGATGGCCTATGCACCGGCCGCCTCCTCGCCGGTCGATCGCGCCAACGTCGTCGCCGCCTCCGCGCCGGTCCCGCCGCGTCCCACCCGTCTGGCGCGCAATGCCGGTGCCGCAACCGAAATCAATACCGTGGTCGCCAAGGGCGCGCAGGGTCAGGACGCCGTGGTCGCGACCTCGACCCGTCTCGCCGCCGCCCGGGGCAACGATGTCTGGATGCGGGTGGTGATACTGGCGCCGAGCGCGAGCAGCGCGATGTCGACGACGGTACTCGGCGACACCGAGATGACCCAGATGCGCAGCTACTTCGTCAAGCCGCCGGCCGCGATCGCCATGGCCTTCTCGGAAGATCCGATGATGGGCATGACCTGCGACCGCTTCACGGGATCGGCGACCGCGCAACTGCCGACGCAGTCGTTCGTAATGCGCACCGCCGCGCTGCGCTAG
- a CDS encoding L,D-transpeptidase family protein, translated as MRDCSMNRAGFDRVLMAVAATFLTVSATSALAAQSTTPRASAAELAIDAAVPRPEPANVPPPTVDDFKTDTTATVPDASKVTDKPAEAAPAAKATEPKPAEVVTTPAANDAATAAPPAATATAPAAEPAKESVKVSTVAPADQPVADRLRDMLGTKSLRYFDRKNERAAVEKFYSARDYAPQWTQAGKLTDSGKGVITRLKDAASEGLNPADYPVPDFAAAASPDQLAEAELKLTASMLDYARQAQSGRMHWSQVAADILYPEHPTDPAEVLANISTAKDASAALDGYNPPHKLYRELKAKLAELRGQGDGPMIHIAEGPALAYKAATKKLGEVAPEDPRVPQLRAKLGIADHPDSTHYDAKVASAVRKFQESVDLKPTGVLDDRTVKAINSPKRDRQIDIVLVNLERLRWLPRQLGAASLGNAYVILNVPDFTLKVMQNGAPVWTTRVVTGKPGKHATPMLTETMKFITVNPTWNVPPSIIYNEYLPALQQDPTVLDRMGLRLERNRDGSIHISQPPGEANALGRIRFNFPNKFLVYQHDTPDKNLFAKEERAFSHGCMRVQNPDQYASTLLNIVMPNASYTPEKIRSMYGRSEIDLKFPTPIPVNITYQTAFVDDAGKLHIRKDIYGRDATMINLLKNGRNRDLETLVSHAQPNYSRPKDALPPGVSFASDNTFSSGPSFFERLFGGPSTATPPAPVGRRPQQRFTR; from the coding sequence ATGCGTGACTGTTCGATGAATCGTGCAGGATTTGACCGCGTGCTGATGGCCGTCGCGGCAACCTTCCTCACGGTATCCGCGACCTCAGCACTGGCGGCCCAGTCGACCACGCCGCGCGCCAGCGCCGCCGAGCTCGCGATCGACGCAGCAGTCCCCCGCCCCGAACCTGCGAACGTTCCGCCTCCCACCGTCGACGACTTCAAGACGGACACCACCGCCACGGTGCCTGACGCATCCAAGGTAACTGACAAGCCGGCCGAGGCGGCCCCGGCCGCAAAGGCGACCGAGCCCAAGCCGGCCGAAGTCGTCACCACGCCTGCAGCCAACGACGCCGCAACCGCCGCGCCGCCGGCTGCGACAGCCACCGCGCCCGCCGCCGAACCCGCCAAGGAGTCAGTGAAGGTAAGCACCGTCGCACCGGCCGACCAGCCAGTTGCCGACCGGCTGCGCGACATGCTTGGCACCAAGTCGCTGCGCTATTTCGACCGCAAGAACGAGCGCGCTGCCGTCGAGAAGTTCTACTCCGCGCGCGACTATGCGCCGCAATGGACGCAAGCCGGCAAATTGACCGACAGCGGCAAGGGCGTGATCACCCGTTTGAAGGACGCCGCCTCCGAGGGCCTCAATCCGGCCGACTATCCGGTGCCGGATTTTGCGGCCGCCGCTTCGCCGGACCAGCTCGCCGAAGCCGAACTGAAACTGACCGCGAGCATGCTCGACTATGCGCGACAGGCCCAGAGCGGCCGGATGCACTGGTCGCAGGTCGCGGCCGACATCCTCTATCCCGAGCATCCGACCGATCCGGCCGAAGTGCTCGCCAATATCTCGACCGCCAAGGACGCATCCGCGGCGCTCGACGGCTACAACCCGCCGCACAAGCTCTACAGGGAATTGAAGGCCAAGCTCGCCGAGCTGCGCGGTCAGGGCGACGGACCGATGATCCACATCGCCGAGGGGCCGGCGCTGGCTTACAAGGCTGCGACCAAGAAGCTCGGTGAGGTGGCGCCGGAAGATCCGCGTGTGCCGCAACTACGCGCCAAGCTCGGCATCGCCGACCATCCCGACAGCACGCATTACGACGCCAAGGTCGCATCCGCCGTGCGCAAATTCCAGGAGAGCGTCGATCTCAAGCCGACCGGCGTACTCGACGACCGCACGGTGAAGGCGATCAACAGCCCGAAGCGCGACCGGCAGATCGACATCGTCCTCGTCAATCTGGAGCGCCTACGCTGGCTGCCGCGCCAGCTCGGCGCGGCCTCGCTCGGCAACGCCTATGTCATTCTCAACGTTCCCGACTTCACGCTGAAGGTGATGCAGAACGGGGCCCCGGTCTGGACCACGCGGGTCGTGACCGGAAAGCCGGGCAAACATGCGACGCCGATGCTGACGGAGACGATGAAGTTCATCACGGTCAACCCGACCTGGAACGTACCGCCGTCGATCATCTACAACGAATATCTGCCCGCCCTGCAGCAGGATCCGACCGTGCTGGATCGCATGGGCCTGCGACTGGAGCGCAACCGCGACGGCAGCATCCATATTTCGCAGCCGCCGGGCGAAGCCAATGCGCTCGGCCGCATCCGTTTCAACTTCCCGAACAAGTTCCTGGTCTATCAGCACGACACCCCGGACAAGAATCTGTTCGCCAAGGAAGAGCGCGCGTTCAGCCATGGCTGCATGCGGGTGCAGAATCCGGATCAATACGCCTCGACGCTGCTCAACATCGTGATGCCGAACGCGAGCTACACCCCGGAGAAAATCCGCAGCATGTACGGCCGCAGCGAGATCGACCTGAAATTCCCGACGCCGATACCGGTCAACATCACCTACCAGACCGCGTTCGTGGATGACGCCGGCAAGCTGCATATCCGCAAGGACATCTACGGCCGCGACGCCACGATGATCAATTTGCTGAAGAACGGCCGCAACCGGGACCTCGAGACCCTGGTCTCCCACGCGCAGCCGAACTATTCGCGCCCGAAGGATGCGTTGCCGCCCGGCGTCAGCTTCGCCAGCGACAACACCTTTTCCTCCGGACCCTCATTCTTCGAGCGCCTGTTCGGCGGCCCGTCGACCGCGACGCCGCCGGCCCCGGTTGGCCGCCGGCCGCAACAGCGATTCACCCGGTAA
- a CDS encoding sigma-54 dependent transcriptional regulator: MAATILIADDDAVQRRLVENMVQKCGYEPLVVDSGDAAVALLTAPDAQAIDAVVLDLVMPGLDGLGVLSKMREAGLSIPVIVQTAHGGIDNVVSAMRAGAQDFVVKPVGFERLQVSLRNALNTSALKGELQRIRHSREGRLTFADVITRSETMAAVLRTAQKAASSSIPVLVEGESGVGKELFARAIHGSSERKSKPFVAVNCGAIPDNLVESILFGHEKGAFTGATERHMGKFVEASGGTLFLDEVGELPLAAQVKLLRALQEGTVEAVGGRKPVKVDVRIISATNRKLLDLVKSGAFREDLFYRLHVLPLTIPPLRLRREDIPHLLRHFLARFAAEENRTITGISGEAVAHLAQLDWPGNIRQLENTVYRAVVMSESDQLGLSDFPQTVGHAATDGQLAHSEPLIVAPSTAPAMVSGSDIPIAPLATAGNLSMLTATGEVRPLEDMENEIIRFAISHYRGQMSEVARRLKIGRSTLYRKLDEAAADDSAEDGAQDAN, encoded by the coding sequence ATGGCTGCCACCATTTTGATTGCCGATGACGACGCTGTGCAGCGCCGTTTGGTTGAAAACATGGTGCAGAAGTGCGGTTATGAGCCCCTCGTCGTCGATAGCGGCGATGCCGCCGTGGCCCTGCTGACCGCCCCTGATGCGCAGGCGATCGATGCGGTGGTGCTCGACCTCGTGATGCCCGGCCTCGACGGCCTCGGCGTACTTTCAAAAATGCGTGAAGCAGGCCTGAGCATCCCCGTCATCGTGCAGACCGCCCATGGCGGCATCGACAATGTGGTTTCAGCGATGCGCGCCGGTGCGCAGGATTTCGTGGTCAAGCCGGTCGGCTTCGAACGGCTGCAGGTGTCGCTGCGCAACGCACTCAATACTTCTGCGCTCAAGGGCGAACTGCAGCGCATCCGCCACAGCCGCGAAGGCCGGCTGACCTTTGCCGACGTCATCACCCGCAGCGAAACCATGGCAGCCGTGCTGCGCACCGCGCAGAAGGCGGCGAGCTCGAGCATTCCGGTGCTGGTCGAGGGCGAGTCCGGCGTCGGCAAGGAATTGTTCGCCCGCGCCATCCATGGTTCCAGCGAACGCAAGTCGAAACCGTTCGTCGCGGTCAATTGCGGCGCCATCCCCGACAATCTCGTGGAATCGATCCTGTTCGGTCACGAGAAGGGCGCCTTCACCGGCGCCACCGAACGTCACATGGGCAAATTCGTCGAAGCTTCCGGCGGCACGCTGTTTCTCGATGAGGTCGGCGAGTTGCCGCTGGCGGCGCAGGTAAAGCTGTTGCGCGCGCTGCAGGAAGGCACCGTCGAGGCAGTCGGCGGCCGCAAGCCGGTGAAGGTCGACGTCCGCATCATTTCCGCGACCAACCGCAAACTGCTCGACCTCGTGAAGAGCGGCGCATTCCGCGAGGATCTGTTCTACCGGCTGCACGTGCTGCCGCTGACGATCCCGCCGCTGCGGCTGCGGCGCGAAGACATCCCGCATCTGCTGCGGCATTTCCTGGCGCGCTTTGCCGCCGAGGAAAACCGCACCATCACCGGTATCAGCGGCGAGGCCGTGGCCCATCTCGCGCAGCTCGATTGGCCCGGCAACATCCGCCAGCTCGAGAACACGGTGTATCGCGCCGTCGTCATGAGCGAGAGCGACCAACTCGGCCTGTCGGATTTCCCGCAAACCGTCGGCCACGCCGCAACCGACGGCCAGCTGGCGCACAGCGAACCGTTAATCGTCGCGCCATCGACGGCGCCCGCCATGGTTTCGGGTAGTGATATACCGATTGCTCCGCTCGCCACTGCCGGCAACCTTTCGATGCTGACCGCCACCGGCGAGGTGCGGCCGCTCGAGGACATGGAAAACGAGATCATCCGTTTTGCGATCTCGCATTATCGCGGGCAGATGTCGGAAGTCGCGCGGCGACTCAAGATCGGCCGCTCCACGCTCTACCGCAAGCTCGATGAGGCGGCCGCCGACGACTCTGCCGAAGACGGCGCGCAGGATGCGAACTGA
- a CDS encoding TerC family protein: MLELISSQHLTALFQVIMIDLVLAGDNAIVIGLAAAGLPEGQRKKAIVIGILAATILRIGFASVTVQLLQIIGLLLAGGVLLLWVCWKMWRELRASHRHEPKLQSLSAASTFDGAAPAGHQKTLGQAVWQITLADVSMSLDNVLAVAGAAREHPMILIFGLALSIALMGLAANFIARLLEKQRWIAYVGLAIILYVALDMCYRGALEVWPHLNA; encoded by the coding sequence ATGCTGGAACTAATCTCCTCGCAACACCTGACAGCGCTTTTTCAGGTCATCATGATCGACCTGGTGCTCGCCGGCGACAATGCGATCGTCATCGGGCTCGCAGCTGCAGGCCTCCCCGAGGGCCAGCGCAAGAAGGCGATTGTGATTGGCATATTGGCCGCCACGATCCTGCGTATCGGCTTCGCTTCCGTCACGGTTCAGTTGTTGCAAATCATTGGACTGCTGCTCGCGGGCGGCGTCCTGCTGCTTTGGGTATGCTGGAAGATGTGGCGCGAGCTGCGTGCGTCGCATCGTCACGAACCGAAATTGCAGAGTCTTTCAGCCGCAAGCACGTTCGACGGGGCAGCCCCTGCGGGCCATCAAAAGACGCTTGGCCAGGCCGTCTGGCAGATCACGCTCGCCGACGTGTCGATGTCGCTCGACAACGTGCTCGCGGTCGCAGGCGCCGCGCGCGAGCACCCGATGATCCTGATATTCGGTTTGGCACTCTCCATCGCACTGATGGGGCTCGCTGCCAACTTCATCGCGCGCCTCCTGGAAAAGCAGCGCTGGATCGCCTATGTCGGCCTCGCGATCATCCTCTATGTAGCTCTCGACATGTGCTACCGCGGCGCGCTGGAGGTGTGGCCACACCTCAACGCTTAG
- a CDS encoding helix-turn-helix transcriptional regulator, with the protein MKRGKHQDVFTERLAGKAVPEAKQLRKLAGDWLKARRADAELSQADLAARLGLKYYTFISQVENGFSRVPTEIMGAWANELGIEQSAFAKHLLKYYEPELHRLLFGAESK; encoded by the coding sequence ATGAAACGAGGAAAACATCAAGACGTTTTCACTGAACGTCTTGCCGGCAAGGCTGTGCCGGAGGCCAAGCAATTGCGGAAATTGGCTGGGGATTGGCTCAAGGCGCGCAGGGCGGATGCCGAATTGTCGCAGGCGGATCTCGCTGCACGTCTTGGCCTGAAGTATTACACTTTCATCTCACAGGTCGAGAACGGCTTCAGCCGGGTTCCAACGGAAATTATGGGGGCATGGGCCAACGAATTGGGGATTGAACAGTCAGCCTTCGCTAAGCATCTGTTAAAGTACTACGAGCCGGAATTGCACCGGCTGCTGTTCGGAGCGGAAAGCAAATGA
- a CDS encoding M3 family oligoendopeptidase, which yields MSVKSATSRAGKTSRKSATGSKAAAAKSKTGKLPEWNLADLYSGIGAAEIARDLQTMDAECITFETDYKGKLAEGVARDDGGLWLAEAVKRYEAIDDLAGRLGSYAGLVHAGDSVDPAISKFYGDVSERLTAASVHLLFFALELNRIDDAVIERAMQTPELAHYRPWIEDLRKDKPYQLEDRVEQLFHEKSQSGYAAWNRLFDQTISGLRFKVGGKELAIEPTLSLLQDRAPEKRKAAGQALAKTFKDNERTFALVTNTLAKDKEISDRWRGFKDVADSRHLNNRVEREVVDALVGSVRAAYPRLSHRYYKLKAGWFKKKKLAHWDRNAPLPFAATGTIAWPEAQKMVLTAYRGFSAEMAAIAERFFTDRWIDAPVRPGKAPGAFSHPTTPSAHPYVLMNYQGKPRDVMTLAHELGHGVHQVLAAKNGALMAPTPLTLAETASVFGEMLTFKRLLSQTKNARQRQALLAGKVEDMINTVVRQIAFYSFERAVHTERKNGELTAERIGQIWLSVQGESLGPAIDIRPGYENFWMYIPHFIHSPFYVYAYAFGDCLVNSLYAVYENASEGFAERYLAMLAAGGTKHYSELLKPFGLDAKNPQFWDGGLSVIAGMIDELEEMG from the coding sequence ATGAGCGTGAAATCTGCGACCTCCCGAGCCGGCAAGACGTCCCGCAAATCAGCCACGGGCAGCAAGGCGGCCGCAGCCAAATCCAAAACCGGCAAGCTGCCGGAATGGAATCTGGCCGACCTATATTCCGGCATCGGCGCGGCCGAAATCGCACGCGACCTGCAAACGATGGATGCGGAATGCATCACGTTCGAGACGGACTACAAAGGCAAGCTGGCGGAAGGCGTTGCCCGCGACGATGGCGGCCTTTGGCTCGCCGAAGCGGTGAAGCGCTACGAGGCGATCGACGATCTCGCCGGCCGGCTCGGCTCCTATGCTGGCCTCGTTCATGCCGGGGACAGCGTCGATCCGGCGATTTCCAAATTCTATGGCGACGTCTCCGAGCGGCTGACGGCGGCTTCGGTACATTTGCTGTTCTTCGCCCTCGAGCTCAACCGCATCGACGACGCCGTGATCGAGCGCGCGATGCAGACGCCCGAGCTCGCCCATTACCGGCCGTGGATCGAGGATCTGCGCAAGGACAAGCCGTATCAGCTCGAAGATCGCGTCGAGCAGTTGTTTCACGAAAAATCCCAGAGCGGCTATGCCGCCTGGAACCGGCTCTTCGACCAGACCATCTCCGGCCTGCGCTTCAAGGTCGGCGGAAAGGAACTGGCGATCGAGCCGACGCTCAGTCTGCTGCAGGACCGCGCGCCGGAAAAGCGCAAAGCCGCTGGCCAGGCGCTGGCCAAGACTTTCAAGGACAATGAGCGGACGTTTGCGCTCGTCACCAACACGCTTGCCAAGGACAAGGAGATTTCCGATCGCTGGCGCGGCTTCAAGGATGTCGCGGATTCGCGTCACCTGAACAACCGCGTCGAGCGCGAGGTCGTCGATGCCCTGGTCGGTTCGGTTCGCGCGGCCTATCCGCGGCTGTCGCATCGCTATTACAAACTGAAAGCCGGCTGGTTCAAAAAGAAGAAGCTCGCGCATTGGGACCGCAATGCGCCGCTGCCGTTTGCGGCCACCGGCACGATCGCCTGGCCGGAGGCGCAGAAGATGGTGCTGACGGCGTATCGCGGTTTCTCCGCCGAGATGGCTGCGATCGCGGAACGCTTCTTCACCGATCGCTGGATCGATGCACCGGTGCGGCCGGGCAAGGCGCCGGGCGCGTTCTCGCACCCGACCACGCCGTCGGCGCATCCCTATGTGCTGATGAATTATCAAGGCAAGCCGCGCGACGTGATGACGCTCGCCCATGAGCTCGGCCATGGCGTGCACCAGGTGCTGGCGGCCAAAAATGGAGCGCTGATGGCGCCGACGCCGCTGACGCTCGCCGAGACGGCCAGCGTGTTCGGTGAAATGCTGACTTTCAAGCGGCTATTGTCGCAGACCAAAAACGCCAGGCAGCGCCAGGCGCTGCTGGCCGGCAAGGTCGAGGACATGATCAACACCGTGGTGCGGCAGATCGCGTTTTATTCGTTCGAGCGCGCCGTGCACACCGAGCGCAAGAACGGCGAATTGACTGCGGAGCGCATCGGCCAGATCTGGCTCAGCGTGCAGGGTGAAAGCCTCGGGCCGGCCATCGACATCCGTCCCGGCTACGAAAATTTCTGGATGTACATTCCGCACTTCATCCATTCGCCGTTCTACGTCTACGCCTATGCGTTCGGCGATTGCCTGGTGAACTCGCTGTATGCGGTCTACGAAAATGCCTCGGAGGGTTTTGCCGAGCGCTATCTCGCCATGCTCGCGGCCGGCGGCACCAAGCATTATTCCGAACTGCTCAAGCCGTTCGGGCTCGATGCCAAGAACCCCCAATTCTGGGACGGCGGGCTGTCGGTGATTGCCGGCATGATCGACGAACTGGAAGAGATGGGCTGA
- a CDS encoding intradiol ring-cleavage dioxygenase translates to MIDTPTRRVVLGAGVFAAGSLLMADGSMAQAPLAPTPECHDGDDATVPQTEGPYFKPSSPERTELFEEGMAGQPIELVGFVLSRACKPLAGALLDFWQADDKGRYDNSGFRLRGHQFTDAEGRYRLRSIVPGVYPGRTRHIHVKVQPRDGRVLTTQLYFPGEAKNRSDGLFRKELLVRTAKNTGWLAGRFDFVVG, encoded by the coding sequence ATGATCGACACCCCGACGCGGCGTGTTGTACTTGGAGCGGGAGTCTTCGCGGCCGGTTCGCTGCTTATGGCCGATGGCAGCATGGCTCAGGCCCCGCTTGCACCCACGCCGGAATGCCATGACGGCGACGACGCCACAGTGCCGCAAACCGAAGGGCCATACTTCAAGCCGTCGTCGCCTGAGCGAACCGAACTGTTCGAAGAGGGCATGGCGGGGCAGCCGATCGAACTGGTTGGCTTCGTGCTCTCCCGCGCCTGCAAACCGCTGGCCGGCGCCTTGCTGGATTTCTGGCAGGCGGACGATAAGGGCCGCTACGACAATTCCGGTTTCCGCCTGCGTGGCCATCAGTTCACCGATGCGGAAGGGCGTTATCGGTTGCGCAGCATCGTGCCCGGCGTTTATCCCGGCCGCACGCGCCATATCCATGTGAAGGTGCAGCCGCGCGATGGCCGCGTGCTGACCACCCAGCTCTATTTCCCCGGCGAGGCAAAAAACCGCTCCGACGGCCTGTTCCGCAAGGAACTGCTGGTGCGCACGGCCAAGAACACGGGCTGGCTCGCCGGACGTTTCGACTTCGTGGTCGGGTAG
- a CDS encoding AbrB/MazE/SpoVT family DNA-binding domain-containing protein, which produces MNEQPKVTPDPRGQVIGTVEIKKIGNSSGIILPKDVLARMHVSVGDKLYATLTPDGGFRLTPHDPDFEKAMEVARRGMKRYHNALAELAK; this is translated from the coding sequence ATGAACGAGCAACCGAAAGTTACGCCCGATCCCCGCGGTCAAGTGATCGGAACCGTCGAAATCAAGAAGATTGGTAATTCCTCGGGGATCATCCTCCCGAAGGATGTACTTGCTCGGATGCACGTCAGCGTCGGCGATAAACTCTATGCGACTCTAACGCCCGACGGTGGTTTTCGGCTAACTCCGCATGACCCGGATTTCGAGAAGGCGATGGAAGTCGCCCGGCGTGGCATGAAGCGCTATCACAACGCGTTGGCCGAGCTTGCCAAATGA
- a CDS encoding type II toxin-antitoxin system death-on-curing family toxin, with amino-acid sequence MTEPFWLTRQMIVAIHDEQLTIHGGASGLHDEGMLESALDRPKNRWAYEQAELAELAAAHAFGIARNHPFVDGDKRTSLLALYTFLGVNGVDFIVPEAEAAAIILSLAAGEVSEENLTRWIRDNWPSE; translated from the coding sequence ATGACTGAGCCGTTCTGGCTCACTCGCCAGATGATCGTTGCCATTCACGACGAGCAACTCACGATACACGGCGGTGCGAGCGGATTGCACGATGAGGGCATGCTTGAATCTGCCCTCGATCGACCGAAGAACAGATGGGCATACGAGCAGGCTGAACTGGCCGAGTTGGCTGCAGCCCATGCTTTCGGCATTGCCCGCAATCATCCCTTCGTCGACGGCGACAAGCGAACGTCACTGCTGGCGCTGTACACCTTTCTCGGCGTCAACGGCGTCGACTTCATTGTGCCCGAGGCAGAGGCGGCCGCCATCATCCTCTCCCTCGCCGCAGGCGAGGTCAGCGAGGAAAACCTGACCCGCTGGATCCGGGATAATTGGCCTTCCGAATGA
- a CDS encoding aa3-type cytochrome c oxidase subunit IV, producing MADHNEVAYTTADGNDYEAHEQTYEGFIMLVKYGTIAVVIIVALMGYFLT from the coding sequence ATGGCAGACCATAACGAAGTGGCCTACACGACCGCTGACGGCAATGACTATGAGGCCCATGAGCAGACTTATGAAGGGTTCATCATGCTGGTCAAATACGGCACCATCGCCGTCGTGATCATCGTGGCCCTGATGGGCTACTTTCTGACCTGA
- a CDS encoding Re/Si-specific NAD(P)(+) transhydrogenase subunit alpha gives MKIAVAKEIDPSEPRVAASPDTVKKFKALGAEVAIEPGAGIKSGLPDSEFTAVGATISADALKDADIIIKVKRPEASELSQYKRGALVIAIMDPYGNEAALKTIADAGVAAFAMELMPRITRAQVMDVLSSQANLAGYRAVIEAAESFGRAFPMMMTAAGTVPAAKVFVMGVGVAGLQAIATARRLGAVVTATDVRPATKEQVESLGAKFLAVEDEEFKNAQTAGGYAKEMSKEYQAKQAALTAEHIKKQDIIITTALIPGRPAPRLVTSDMVKSMKPGSVLIDLAIERGGNVEGAKPGEVVDADGIKIVGYTNVAGRVAQSASSLYARNLFSFIETMVDKPNKALAVNWDDELVKATALTKDGAVIHPNFQPKA, from the coding sequence ATGAAGATTGCCGTTGCCAAGGAAATCGATCCGTCCGAGCCGCGGGTTGCGGCCTCCCCGGACACCGTGAAGAAATTCAAGGCACTCGGTGCCGAAGTCGCGATCGAGCCGGGCGCGGGCATCAAGTCGGGCCTGCCGGATTCCGAATTCACCGCGGTCGGCGCCACCATCAGCGCGGACGCGCTAAAGGACGCCGACATCATCATCAAGGTGAAACGGCCGGAAGCCAGCGAACTTTCGCAATACAAGCGCGGCGCGCTGGTCATCGCCATCATGGACCCTTACGGCAATGAAGCGGCGCTGAAGACGATCGCGGACGCCGGCGTCGCGGCGTTTGCGATGGAATTGATGCCGCGCATTACGCGCGCGCAGGTGATGGACGTGCTGTCCTCGCAGGCGAACCTCGCCGGCTATCGCGCGGTGATCGAGGCGGCCGAATCCTTTGGCCGCGCGTTCCCGATGATGATGACCGCGGCCGGCACCGTTCCGGCGGCGAAAGTGTTCGTGATGGGCGTCGGCGTGGCCGGCCTGCAGGCGATCGCGACCGCGCGCCGGCTCGGCGCCGTGGTCACCGCGACCGACGTGCGCCCGGCCACAAAAGAGCAGGTCGAATCGCTCGGCGCAAAGTTCCTCGCGGTCGAGGACGAGGAATTCAAGAACGCGCAGACCGCCGGCGGCTACGCCAAGGAAATGTCGAAAGAGTACCAGGCCAAGCAGGCCGCGCTCACCGCCGAACACATCAAGAAGCAGGACATCATCATCACCACCGCGCTGATCCCGGGCCGCCCGGCGCCGCGGCTCGTCACCTCGGACATGGTGAAGTCGATGAAGCCGGGCTCGGTGCTGATCGATCTCGCGATCGAACGCGGCGGCAATGTCGAGGGCGCGAAGCCTGGCGAAGTCGTCGACGCCGACGGCATCAAGATCGTCGGCTATACGAATGTGGCCGGCCGTGTCGCGCAGTCGGCCTCCAGCCTTTATGCCCGCAACCTGTTTTCGTTCATCGAGACCATGGTCGACAAGCCGAACAAGGCGCTCGCGGTCAATTGGGATGACGAACTGGTGAAAGCCACTGCGCTGACCAAGGACGGCGCCGTCATCCACCCGAACTTCCAGCCGAAAGCCTAA